From Toxorhynchites rutilus septentrionalis strain SRP chromosome 2, ASM2978413v1, whole genome shotgun sequence, a single genomic window includes:
- the LOC129764868 gene encoding uncharacterized protein LOC129764868: MRLLILIILIKTISTTNYKEITNSNGLVAFKIKTARIRIGYDRMLHRINLNTLNDNIENIEKIMKSFETIEHLEQTLLEKTKLAKDKLRSLLPHRIKRGLMNALGTAIKLITGNPDNDDLIVMHQSLGILKTQGDKLVNNQMKQIQINELFQNKLNNITDSISKIESKITKEYNTVQGIKTDLEFVNLIWNMDKIISILEDIEEQVEFSRVGLINKNILSLEEKQLILDRLKTQTIKLNYLDEIFQYTSASVGISNNQAVILIKTPILDKKTYDLLEIHTLRVNNSRIDTNINLVTKYGNTVYYQPTECDICDGNNLIEDDCIYKILTHQTPKCSFVKSKQTTQIKEVKQGIILIDTTEIVEVKDSCGDSRMVSDATIIETENCTVKIRNFTFFGQPDVTYQQEYLIPIYSKPLQNGNFTDLDDENVMLRIQNLEELNEVQLYLNTTQHRVTIGGTTLLIITFICFFSVYFYKKGNKRNEVTKNPPEPLVATQVDETENNGSIPLSLLPGKKAEQKCIPKPWIELPKLQSRTLET, translated from the exons ATGAGGTTACTGATACT AATAATACTCATCAAAACAATAAGCACCACCAACTATAAAGAAATAACGAACAGCAATGGATTGGTTGCGTTCAAGATCAAAACAGCAAGGATTAGAATCGGATATGACAGAATGTTGCATAGAATCAACCTAAATACATTAAATGACAATatagaaaacatagaaaaaatcatgaaatcgtTTGAAACTATAGAACACCTAGAGCAAACACTACTAGAAAAAACCAAACTAGCAAAAGATAAACTCAGGAGCCTCCTACCACATAGAATAAAAAGGGGACTTATGAACGCATTAGGAACAGCCATTAAACTCATCACGGGAAACCCTGATAACGATGACCTAATAGTCATGCATCAAAGTTTGGGAATATTAAAAACACAAGGAGACAAATTAGTGAACAATCAGATGAAACAAATCCAGATCaatgaactttttcaaaataaattgaataatattACAGACTCTATTAGTaaaattgaatcaaaaattactaAGGAATACAACACAGTACAGGGAATAAAAACAGATTTAGAATTCGTCAACCTTATCTGGAATATGGACAAAATTATCAGCATATTAGAGGACATCGAGGAGCAAGTAGAATTTTCTAGAGTAGGCTTGATAAACAAAAACATACTCTCATTGGAGGAAAAACAGTTAATTTTAGACAGGCTTAAGACACAAACAATAAAGCTAAATTACTTAGACGAAATTTTCCAATATACCTCAGCGAGTGTCGGTATCAGCAACAATCAAGCAGTCATATTAATAAAGACCCCCATTTTGGATAAAAAGACGTACGATTTGTTAGAAATCCATACTTTGAGAGTTAACAATTCACGGATCGATACGAACATCAACCTGGTAACGAAATATGGCAACACAGTTTATTACCAACCAACAGAATGCGATATTTGCGATGGAAATAACCTAATTGAGGACGATTGCATCTATAAAATATTAACTCACCAAACACCCAAATGCTCGTttgtaaaatcaaaacaaacaacacaaaTCAAAGAAGTCAAGCAAGGAATCATCCTGATCGACACAACAGAAATCGTAGAAGTAAAAGACTCTTGCGGAGATTCAAGGATGGTTAGCGATGCCACAATAATCGAAACCGAAAACTGTACCGTCAAAATACGAAATTTcacattttttggacaacctgACGTAACCTACCAGCAAGAATACCTGATCCCAATATACAGCAAGCCCCTCCAAAATGGAAATTTTACAGATCTTGACGATGAAAACGTCATGCTACGAATACAGAACTTGGAAGAACTCAATGAAGTTCAACTTTACTTGAACACCACACAACACCGGGTAACAATTGGAGGTACAACCCTCCTCATAATAACATTTATCTGTTTCTTTTCTGTATATTTCTACAAAAAAGGTAATAAAAGAAATGAAGTAACCAAAAATCCGCCAGAACCTCTCGTGGCTACTCAGGTGGACGAAACTGAAAACAACGGAAGTATTCCATTATCCCTACTTCCGGGGAAGAAGGCAGAGCAAAAATGCATCCCGAAACCATGGATCGAGCTGCCGAAACTTCAATCGAGGACGCTTGAAACTTAG